The segment CCTTTGCCTTTACTCCCAGCGACCTGAATATGATCACCGCCTTGCTCGTGGTCGCCGCCCTGACCGGACCCAAGCTCAAAGCGAGGCTGAAGCGATGCTAGAACTCAAAGATATCACCCTCTATTTTCACAAGGGCAGCATCAATGAAGTGCGCGCTCTGAATAACGTCTCCCTGACCATCAACGAGGGCGACTTCATTACCGTCATCGGCTCCAACGGCGCGGGCAAATCCACGCTGCTGAACACCCTGGCGGGGACCCACATGCCCCAGAAAGGAACCATGAGCCTGAAGGGTGAAATCATCACCACCTGGCCGGAATACAAACGTGCCCGCCACATGGGCCGCGTTTTTCAGGATCCGCTCAAGGGCACCTGCTCCACCCTGTCCATCGAGCAGAACATGGCCCTGGCAAGACGCCGGGGGAAAATTCGTGGTCTGTCACGGGGCGTGACGGGTGAAGACCGTAAAATCTTCGCCAAGGAAGTCAAAAAGATTGGCCTGGGCCTGGAAACAAGACTGGCAGACAGCATCGGGCTGCTCTCCGGCGGCCAGCGTCAGGCCCTGACCCTGCTCATGGCGACCATGGTCCGTCCGGACATCCTGCTTCTGGACGAACACACTGCGGCCTTGGACCCCAAGACCGCCAACCAGACCCTGCTCCTGACCGAGCATCTGGTGACGTCCCAGAATCTGACCACGCTCATGGTCACACACAACATGAATCAGGCCATCAAACTGGGTAACCGTTTGATCATGCTCCACCAAGGCGAAATCATTCTGGATATCTCCGGCGAGAAAAAGCAGGCGCTGTCTGTAAACGATCTGTTGGCCCAGTTCTACGCCGTGAAGGGTGAGGAATTCAGCTCTGACAAGATGCTACTGACCTAGAGACCACTTGTGGAGCATGAGGGGTGTCAGCCTTCATGCTCCA is part of the Desulfovibrio ferrophilus genome and harbors:
- a CDS encoding ABC transporter ATP-binding protein — its product is MLELKDITLYFHKGSINEVRALNNVSLTINEGDFITVIGSNGAGKSTLLNTLAGTHMPQKGTMSLKGEIITTWPEYKRARHMGRVFQDPLKGTCSTLSIEQNMALARRRGKIRGLSRGVTGEDRKIFAKEVKKIGLGLETRLADSIGLLSGGQRQALTLLMATMVRPDILLLDEHTAALDPKTANQTLLLTEHLVTSQNLTTLMVTHNMNQAIKLGNRLIMLHQGEIILDISGEKKQALSVNDLLAQFYAVKGEEFSSDKMLLT